A DNA window from Plasmodium brasilianum strain Bolivian I chromosome 12, whole genome shotgun sequence contains the following coding sequences:
- a CDS encoding erythrocyte membrane protein 3 → MKCHKRKKENIFSFYIKCGKHHAKSQNLGELLALRNVRCLTENGVTYVLKNSSLKNNFESEGPTSFKMNENVYPSEIIDPITEKVISGSVRERLPTGFKIDKVKDRVAGRAFKLTISGKLKNDKVKDQVRVAKTEPSPDDVKSEKVKEQIRAAKKEKSTDNVKSDKVKDQVKSPKIETTPYNVKSDRVEHQPTGTLLEETTLDDKRPDKTEDQPTSTLLKENTLDNLKADKIKGQVRTPKEETTSDDVKADKVEDQPTSSLLKETISDDIKADKAEDQPTSSLLKETISDDVKSDKVEDQPTSSLLKETISDDVKSDKVEDQPTSSLLKETTLDDVKPDKSEAEVRIPKEETILDNVKPDKSEAEVIIPKEETISDDVKADKVEDQPTSSLLKETTLDDVKPDKSEAEVIIPKEETISDDVKSDKVEDQPTSSLLKETISDDVKSDKVEDQPTSSLLKETTLDDVKPDKSEAEVRIPKEETISDDVKADKVEDYLTSSYSEKTTPSDLKNDKTEDRKKDDTSEETPSEELQDDIKKNKSTYNKLKEAIPNWFRAHFKKDKSADNKTEETMDEKGTSNKKRDRPRNYPFKHSVPSGQLGNKNNDESKDYPFYNKPSNGKLGNKKSDKSKDFTLKNTPRSELKEKGNTEKSKDNHIENEVPSGLVGNQKVLQTKKAVILDDDQEYEVQYRKWTDGNKKYKTKIFRLKKANDVNEDKIIYGINDKLTRDIQEMEDYAKKSNHMANQAPDLREYNKRNISKDYQLQNQKPEQKKYNASNISKEYQLEHAPPNTLKEYETKDESRNYGLKGNTDTESNENEAKEKPNIHASLGNLSTISEGAQSTLTIGSLNSLTGLNENTDLNKNNKKVSFSKFGLMGNISDDLDEYERLIHTVFCSYKENDFGELQEYVEAHDTKHYKLKADMKEGKKEFDESFEKSTYGFREKLPVKNEKLLEIEESLHRVPISDKTNHDKPEAPVSNKVSETYRSLDKPPVGSGDNTYNAMPYVEKKKKKKKIFSFKKKK, encoded by the exons ATGAAGTGccacaaaagaaaaaaagaaaacattttctccttttat ATAAAATGTGGTAAACACCACGCCAAGTCACAAAATTTGGGAGAGCTGTTAGCTTTAAGAAATGTTAGATGTTTGACGGAAAATGGAGTGACGTACGTTTTAAAGAAttcttcattaaaaaataattttgaatcAGAAGGGCCCACAAGTTTTAAAATGAACGAAAATGTTTATCCTAGTGAAATAATAGATCCAATAACAGAAAAAGTAATATCTGGTTCAGTAAGAGAAAGGTTACCTACAGGATTTAAAATTGATAAGGTGAAAGATCGTGTAGCAGGTAGAGCATTTAAGCTAACTATCTCAGGTAAACTAAAAAATGACAAGGTAAAAGATCAAGTAAGAGTTGCTAAAACGGAACCATCCCCAGATGATGTAAAAtcagaaaaagtaaaagagcAGATAAGAGCTgcaaaaaaagagaaatctACAGATAACGTAAAATCAGATAAAGTAAAAGACCAAGTAAAAAGTCCAAAGATAGAAACTACCCCATATAACGTAAAATCTGATAGAGTAGAACACCAACCGACAGGTACTTTATTAGAGGAAACTACCCTAGATGACAAGAGACCTGATAAAACAGAAGACCAACCAACAAGTACTTTATTAAAGGAAAATACCCTAGATAACTTAAAAGCtgacaaaataaaaggtCAAGTAAGAACTCCAAAGGAAGAAACTACCTCAGATGACGTAAAAGCTGATAAAGTAGAAGACCAACCAACAAGTAGTTTATTAAAGGAAACTATCTCAGATGACATAAAAGCTGATAAAGCAGAAGACCAACCAACAAGCAGTTTATTAAAGGAAACTATCTCAGATGACGTAAAATCTGATAAAGTAGAAGACCAACCAACAAGCAGTTTATTAAAGGAAACTATCTCAGATGACGTAAAATCTGATAAAGTAGAAGACCAACCAACAAGCAGTTTATTAAAGGAAACTACCTTAGATGACGTGAAACCTGATAAATCAGAAGCCGAAGTAAGAATTCCAAAGGAAGAAACTATCTTAGATAACGTGAAACCTGATAAATCAGAAGCCGAAGTAATAATTCCAAAGGAAGAAACTATCTCAGATGACGTAAAAGCTGATAAAGTAGAAGACCAACCAACAAGCAGTTTATTAAAGGAAACTACCTTAGATGACGTGAAACCTGATAAATCAGAAGCCGAAGTAATAATTCCAAAGGAAGAAACTATCTCAGATGACGTAAAATCTGATAAAGTAGAAGACCAACCAACAAGCAGTTTATTAAAGGAAACTATCTCAGATGACGTAAAATCTGATAAAGTAGAAGACCAACCAACAAGCAGTTTATTAAAGGAAACTACCTTAGATGACGTGAAACCTGATAAATCAGAAGCCGAAGTAAGAATTCCAAAGGAAGAAACTATCTCAGATGACGTAAAAGCTGACAAAGTAGAAGACTATTTAACAAGTAGTTATTCAGAGAAAACAACCCCAAGTGACttaaaaaatgacaaaacagaagatagaaaaaaagatgataCATCAGAGGAAACACCAAGTGAAGAATTACaagatgatataaaaaaaaataaatcaactTATAATAAGTTAAAGGAAGCTATTCCTAATTGGTTTAGAgctcattttaaaaaagataaatcaGCAGATAATAAAACAGAGGAAACCATGGATGAAAAAGGAAcatctaataaaaaaagagatagaCCAAGAAATTATCCATTCAAACATAGTGTCCCTAGTGGACAAttaggaaataaaaataatgacgAATCAAAAGATTATCCATTTTATAACAAGCCTTCTAATGGAAAACTggggaataaaaaaagtgataAATCAAAGGATTTTACCTTAAAAAATACTCCTAGAAgtgaattaaaagaaaaaggaaatacaGAAAAATCAAAAGATAATCATATTGAAAATGAAGTTCCTAGTGGATTAGTAGGTAATCAAAAAGTtttacaaacaaaaaaagctGTAATCCTTGATGATGACCAAGAATACGAGGTTCAATATCGTAAATGGACAGATGgtaacaaaaaatacaaaactAAAATTTTCCGATTGAAAAAAGCAAATGATGTAAATGaggataaaataatttatggaATAAATGATAAGTTAACTCGTGATATACAAGAAATGGAAGACTATGCAAAAAAATCAAATCACATGGCAAACCAAGCCCCTGACCTAagagaatataataaaagaaacatATCAAAAGATTATCAGTTGCAAAACCAAAAACccgaacaaaaaaaatataatgcaaGTAACATATCAAAAGAATATCAATTAGAACATGCACCCCCTAATACGttaaaagaatatgaaaCAAAAGATGAATCAAGAAACTACGGATTAAAAGGTAATACAGATACAGAatcaaatgaaaatgaagcCAAAGAAAAACCAAATATTCATGCGTCACTAGGAAATTTAAGCACAATATCAGAAGGAGCACAAAGCACTTTGACAATAGGATCATTAAATAGTTTAACAGGACTAAATGAAAATActgatttaaataaaaacaataaaaaagtatcATTTAGTAAATTTGGTTTAATGGGAAACATCTCGGATGATTTAGATGAATATGAAAGATTAATACATACAGTATTTTGTTCTTACAAGGAAAACGATTTTGGTGAATTACAAGAATATGTAGAAGCACATGATACTAaacattataaattaaaagcaGATATGAAAGAAGGAAAGAAGGAATTTGATGAATCTTTTGAAAAATCAACTTACGGATTTAGAGAAAAGCTTCcagttaaaaatgaaaaattattagaaatTGAGGAATCATTACATCGTGTACCAATAAGTGATAAGACAAATCATGATAAACCAGAAGCACCTGTATCAAATAAAGTGTCAGAAACCTATAGATCATTAGATAAACCTCCTGTTGGTTCAGGTGACAACACATATAACGCTATGCCTtatgttgaaaaaaaaaaaaaaaaaaaaaaaattttcagttttaaaaaaaaaaaataa
- a CDS encoding hypothetical protein (Plasmodium exported protein) has translation MKFPCISKVNSNFRNKFDKVIKKSSVVSPDTDMKSKNRDAQISMVTILVNIICFTFLLWTLHYSYSVRDINKYAIGKRNIYKSKIGLILKRNIAEGHQQNENPQIQVDLLEDDIYPLSSFDEVMESVHEELDESEIPETLEELIEKGEELYNNVIEEMKYQYEDFCENKNTVWCQKKWDKHWNLYLNYLRDDIKDCLNDENIPIQEKYKIILYLNKWCLHDFEKFKDMLQMAWDMKDEPEFYLER, from the exons ATGAAGTTCCCCTGTATTTCAAAAGTTAATTCaaattttagaaataaatttgataaagtaataaaaaagtcTTCAGTTGTGTCTCCTGACACAGATATGAAATCGAAAAATAGAGATGCACAAATAAGTATGGTAACAATTTTAGTTAATATTATCTGCTTCACCTTTTTATTATGGACATTGCATTACTCTTACAGCGTGAG AGATATTAATAAGTACGCAATTggtaaaagaaatatatataaaagtaaaataggATTAATACTAAAAAGAAACATAGCTGAAGGTCAtcaacaaaatgaaaatccACAAATACAAGTAGATTTATTAGAAGATGATATTTATCCCTTATCAAGTTTCGATGAAGTAATGGAGTCGGTTCATGAAGAATTAGATGAGTCAGAAATTCCTGAAACGTTAGAAGAGTTAATAGAAAAAGGTGAAgagttatataataatgtcaTAGAGGAAATGAAGTATCAATATGAAGATTTCTGCGAAAATAAGAATACTGTGTGGTGTCAGAAAAAATGGGACAAACATTGGAATCtctatttaaattatttgcgTGATGATATAAAAGATTGCTTAAACGATGAAAATATTCCCATACAGGAAAAgtacaaaattatattatacttaaaTAAATGGTGTTTACAcgattttgaaaaatttaaggATATGCTTCAGATGGCCTGGGATATGAAAGATGAACCAGAGTTTTATTTAGAAAGGTAA